The sequence TGATGGCGTCGTCGAGATGTTGGTCCTGGGTTTCGGAGCCGACCATTGCGGCGCCAGTACCGGTGGCCGCAACGCCGGACGCGGCGAGAACGCTGGGCGGGACGCCGGTTGTCGAGATGCCGGTTGCCGCAGCGGGAGGGGCTAGCGATCCGGCACCGCCGGCACCGCTCGCGGAGACGGTCGGCGTGGACGGACCGCCCCTAGGGATGTCGGACCCGTATGCCGCGAGGCTTCCGGGCGGCGGGGGTGCGCCACCGATCATCGGCGCGGGGGTGCCAGCGGACGCTGCAGGAGGGGGCGCGGGTGTGTGGCTGGCCATAGGCGTTGTGGCCGCTGCCGGTGGCGGCGCGGACGCCGCAGCAGGAGTGACGTTCGTGGCCGCCTGAGGCGGGACCGGTGCCTGCGGAGGGGTTGTTACGGAGGGCGGAAGCGCGCCGCCGCTGGAAGCCAGGCCTTTGGCGAAACCTTGCGACAGGTCGTTGGCCGCAGCGGTGGACGCCGGGAGACCGCCGGGTGAGGCGGGAGCGCTTGGCATGCTCGGAGTGCTGGGCATCGATGGCGTGCTCGGCATGGACGGCATCGACGGCGGTTTCACCCCGCCGCCTCCCATGCCAGACATGCTGGACATGTTGGACATCGGGCTCATCGGCGCGACCACCCCGGCGCCTGCTTGCGCTTGTTGAGCGACGGGGGCTGTGGGCTGGAGAACATCGTCGGTTCGCCCAGGAGGCCCGTCTCCCCGAGAGGGAACTGCTTCGGGGTTCTTGAACCCATTCGCGGGCTTAGTAACGTCGTCTGTGCGCCCGGGCTTGGGTGGTACCGCGTTCCCAGCCTCGGGGGGGTTTGTTGACTGAGGCTTGTCAATATCCGAGGTTCGGCCAGGCGGCGCCTGAGGGGGCGTGGCCGAACCATTCCCCGCCATGAAGAATTGGCCGTTTCCATTCGGACGTGACGGAGCGGTCTCCACCGGCGTACCTCCGATTCCGCCGGGCGACGGCACAGATGCTCCTTCTATTTGCGCGGCCTGCGATGCAATATTGCTCGCGGCGGCGGCAGAGACGGCGTCTGCCAATGCCCTCGCCTGGGTGAGAACCGCCCAGATCATCGACATCATCGCCATGGCGCCAAACCAGCCGCCCTTGCTGTCGATGATCTTCTGAGTCGCATCGTGGGCCTGCTGATCAATGGCGTCCAGCTGCGACCGAGCGTCTTCCACGAGCGTGGCGCATCGCTCGATCGTAGCGGCCATCGATGTGAACAAATCGGCCTGCGTCTCAACAGCTTTGCTATCGCCTTGATAGGAGACGTGCATCGCTTCGGCCATCTCGCCATCGTTTTCAGCAAGAACCGCCGATGCTGATGAACCGATATCACGTGCTCCCGCACTGGAAGATTGAGCGAACGTGCGCTGTGCTGCTGCTGCGGCCGTCCATGGGCCGGAGGGGGTTCGGGGCCACAGACCGCCCAGAATAAAGCCCGAAAACTTTCGATTTGGCCCCGTCACTCCAGCGCCAACAGCTACCACCGAATGCCGACCTTGTAACAAGTGGCCAAGGGCCCTCCGTAGGCGATCGAGGCTGAGTCGTAGGCGTCGTTATCGTATGCATCCGGCGCACGGTCCGGGTACATGTTCTCGCTGTAGAGCAGCATGCCATCTACGTACTGTTGCAGTGTCCGAGTGAGATACCGCGGCGGTTGTGCGTGCTCATTCAGAAGAGTTTGAATCCGGTCGGCCCAAATTAATGTGTCAGCTTTGAACTTTGGTATCGCAGCCTTTCGTTCGGGCGAATCGGGTTCACCGGTTGCGAGGAATGCGTTCGCTCGTTCAGTCTCTTCGCGCATAAGCGGGCCAATCGCCTCGCAGAGGGACTTGTCCGCAGCCTCGACGAAGAGGTTCTGCGGCTCTGCTTGAGCAGTTGCCAGTGGCGGTTGTGGGTCGGCACCGGAGGTCGTTCCGATGATCGAAATCACCAAAGCGGCGACCCCCAGAAGCAGCGCCAGTGCGACACCGCTCGCCAACAAGCCAGTTCGCCGACTTGGCCCGGGTGAAGTGGGAGACACAAACCTTCCGGGTGGTTGCGGACCGTACCCCGGTCCAACCGGTGGCGGAGGCCCACTTCCAGGCTGCGGAGCACCGCAGCTGGGCGGGTAGGGCGAGTTTCCGTCCATTCCCCCAGCTTAAGGGCTGGCCCCCGGATGACCCTGCGTCAGTTATGAAGTGTCAGGTCATCGTAGTTCCAACGCGCCGTACACCTGGCGTCAGATCACCACCCCGCGCCCACCTTGTAGCAAGCGGCAAGCGGGCCGCCCGCATACACGATCGCCGAGGCATACGCGTCGTTGTCGTAGGGGTCAGGAGCACGGTCATCACGCAGTCTCGGAATGAAGAAGCATCCCGTCTACGTAATTCTGCACCGTCCGCGTCAAATAACGTTGCGGCTTCCGGAGGGCGTTGAGAGTGGACTGAATTCGCCCATACCACTCAAGGGTGTCAGCTTCGGACCTCGGAATCGGCGCACGACGCTCAGCTGAATCCGGCGCGCCCGTATTGACGAGGGCTTTGCCACGATCAGTTTCCTCTCGCATCAGCGGCCGAATTTCCTTGCATAGCTCGTTATTGACCCCAGGAATCAAGAGTTCCTCCGCCGCGAGATCAGGCCCCGTGGATTGCGCCGATTGGTGCGGGCTCAACAGGTGGACACACGAGCGCGATGACGCCGACCACCAACGCAGCCGCCGCCGCCAGAACACAGGCGATCGAACCAAGCCATACCCCTGCTCGATTCGACTTCGGCGGCACCGAATATCCCCGGGCGTACGGCGGCGGAACAGGATCCCCAACGGGAAAGCTTCCAGTCCTTCGCCGAGCCTAAAACGCGGGTTCACGTGCCTCACGCAGCTATTAGCAACCCCCATGAACCCGACCCGTACAGTCGAAGGGTCCCGCCGACCTGCAGAAAGGACGTATGGCTGTCCGGCTGACCCGTACCAACTGGGTTGCTTCGACCGCCATCGCCTTGATCGCGGTCCAACTCGCCATCCGGGCGGTCCTGGCCGTCAAGGGCTACTTCTACTGGGACGACCTCATCCTCATCGGCCGCGCCGGCACCCAGAACATCTTCTCCCCCAGCTACCTCTTCGACGACCACGACGGCCACATCATGCCCGCCGCGTTCCTCGTCGCCGGCGTCATCACCCACCTCGCTCCGCTCAACTGGGCCCTTCCCGCCATTAGCCTCGTTGTCCTTCAGCTGCTCGCCTCGCTCGCACTGCTCAGAGCCCTCCACGTCATCCTCGGCTGGCGACCCGTCATTCTCATCCCACTGGTCTTCGCCCTCTTCACACCACTCGGCATGCCCGGGTTCGCCTGGTGGGCAGCCGCATTGAACTCCCTGCCGATGCTCGCCGCCATGGCCTGGGTCTGCGCCGACGCACTCCTGCTCGTCCGAACCGGCAACCAGCGCTACGCCGTCACCGGCATCCTTGTCTTCTTCGGCGGGCTGCTCTTCTTCGAGAAGGCCGCCGTCATCCCGTTCGTCGCCTTCACCGTCACCGCACTGCTCGCCCACGTCAGCGGCGACGCCACCGCCCTGAAAACAGTCTGGCGAAAAGGCCAACGACTTTGGCTCGGCTCGCTCGCGCTGACCGCAGCCTGGATCGTCCTCTACCTAGTCGTCGTCGACCAGGAGCGCTGGAGCCGCGACCTCCCGATGACACGAGACTTGTTGATCCGCTCCATCACCCACGGCATCGTTCCCGGCCTTGCCGGCGGCCCCTGGGACTGGCAGCGTTGGGCACCCGCATCGCCGTGGGCGGTACCGCCCGTCACCGTCATGGTGCTCGGCTGGCTCAGCCTCGCCGCAGTCGTCGCAGTGTCATTCCTCCGTAAACAACGCATCGGGCTGCTGTGGGTCGTCGCCGTCGGCTACGTGGTCGCATGCCAGATTCCCATCTACCTGATGCGCTCGTCGAAATTCACCGCGCTGGAACTGGCGCAGACCCTGCGCTACTTCCCCGACCTCGTCGTCGTCCTCGCCCTGCTGGCCGCTGTCGGCTTCTGCGCACCCAACCGCGAACGAAGCAGGTGGCTCGACGCCTCACCAGCGCGCACCGCCGTAACCGTCACCGCGACAGTCGCTTTCGTCGCCAGCAGCCTCTACTCGACCGCCACCTTCACCACGATCTGGCAGAGCAACCCCGCACAGCCCTACCTGCAAAACGCGGCGGCTAGCCTGGCCAACGCAAAGCAGAGCGCGCCGATGCTCGACCAAGAAGTCGACCCCTTCGTCCTTCAACGCGTCGCCGCCCCTGAGAACCTTGTCAGCCACATGTTTGCGATGCTTCGCGACAGGCCCGAATTCAGCGACACCACAACCGAACCGCGCATGGTTGACAACCGCGGGCGCGTCGTTGACGCACACGTGACCTGGGTTCGCTTCATCATCCGCGGCCCTGACCCCAAGTGCGGCTACCTCGTCCAGCCTGACTTTCCGGTGCGTATGCCGCTCGACGGACCGCTACTGCCCGCGGACTGGACCGCCGAGATCAACTATCTCGCCAACAGCGAAGGCTCGATGACGATGTCGCTCAGCGACGGCCGCGAAACGAAGGTGCCCGTCCATCCCGGCCTCAACCGCGTCTTCGTCCGGCTGCCCGGCGCGGGCGACGCCATCAATGTCCGCGCCCACACCGCAGCGCTGTCCGTCTGCGTGGCATCCGGTCCAGTGGGCTATCTCGCACCGGTTTGATGCCCTCGGCGGGTAGGCAGTGAGCGCCGAGAAAAGCGGAGCCACCTGGGGGAATCGAACCCCCGACCTATTCATTACGAGTGAATCGCTCTACCGACTGAGCTAAGGTGGCGCGCCCGGCGCTAACCGGGCGGGACGAGTCTACGGCAGGCCCAGGGGACCGCCCAAGTCAGTTGCGCAGCGCCCGCCCGACCGTCGCGACCATCGCATCGACGGCGAACTTCGGTTTCACATTGACCGCGAGCGCCTCGCGGCACTCCAGCACCGCCTCGATGCACCGCAACAGCCGGTCGGGCGGCACCACGGCCGCCATCGACGCCACCTTGTCGGACATGTCCGGATGGTTCGGCCGTATCTCGCCCGCCTGTGCCGACACCAGTAGCGCGTCCCTGAAGTACGTCGCCAGGTCGATCAGCGCGCGGTCCAGCGCATCGCGCGACGCGCGCGTCTGCCGCGACTTCTGCCTCTTCTCAAGGTCTTTGATGGCACCCGCAGCGCCGCGCATCGTGCCCGCGGTGCCCTTACCGGTGCCGCCCGCTCCCAGCGCCGTGCGCAACTCCTCGGACTCGGTCTCGTTGCGATCGGCCGTAAGAGCCATCGCCTCCGCCTCCGCGGCGGCCACCAACTCCTCAGCGGCGCCGTACGCCCGCGACGGCGTCGCCGCGTCCCGCGCCAGGCTCAGCGCCCGCTCGCGCCGCCGCCTCGCTTCCTCGTCGGTCGCCAGCCGCCGCGCCCGCCCAACATGCCCGCCACTGACCGAAGCCGCCCATTCGGCGTCCTCGGCGGGCAGCCCGTCGGAATCGATCAGCACCCGGGCGATCGCGTCCACCTGCGGCGTCACCAGCGCGACATGCCGGCAGCGCGACCGCAGCGTGATCGCGATGTCCTCCGGATCCACCGACGGTGCACACAGCAGAAACACCGTCGACCGCGGCGGCTCCTCGACCACCTTGAGCAGCGCGTTCGCCGCGCCCTCGGTGAGCCGGTCGGCGTCTTCGATCAGCACGATCTGCCACTGGCCCGTGCTCGGGCGCCGCGACGCGATCTGCACGATGTTGCGCATCTCCGTCACGCCGATCGACAGCCCCTCGGGAATGATTCGACGCACGTCAGCGTGCGTCCCGGCCATCGTCGTGGTGCACGCGCGGCACTCCCCGCAACCCGGCACGCCGTCGGATTGGCACTGCAGCGCCGCTGCGAAGCACAATGCGGCGATCGAACGCCCCGATCCTGGTGGTCCGGTGATCAGCCAGGCATGTGTCATGGTCCCAATGGCGTTGCGATGGTGAGCGGGGTCACGGCGCGCAGCCTGTGCGGCGGCCACCAACTCCGCCTCAACAGCACCTTGGCCCACCAGACGCGAAAAGACACCTGCCATCAGAGGTAACAGTAATGCTGCGAACCGACACGTCCGTCCCAGAGCGCCGTTCCGGTCCCACCGGCCCGATACGGTTAACGGGTGACCACAGAGGCCGAACCGATCGGGCGAATCAGCGCATTCGTTCGCTGGGTGGCGCGTACGCCCTGGCCGGTGTTCACGCTGGGGATGCTGCAGTCCGACATCATCGGTGCCCTGTTCGTGTTGGGTTTTCTCCGGTTCGGCCTGCCGCCGGAGGACCGCATCCAGCTGCAGGATCTGCCCACCCTCAACCTGACCGTGTTCCTGGCGTTCCTGTTTCTCACCTTCGTCATCGGCGCCTACCTGAGTCTGCGGTTACTGATTCCCGTGATGCGCTGGCAGCGCCGCGACAGCCTGCTCACCGCCGCCGACCCCGCCGCCACCGAACTCGCCCGGACCCGCGCGCTCAGGATGCCCTTCTACCGCTCGCTGATCAGCGTCACCAACTGGTTTCTGGGATCCGTCGTGTTCATCGTCGCCAGCTGGCCGGTCGCCAGCCACGCCGCGCCCGTCGTCGCCGTCGCTACCGCCCTCGGCGCGACCGCCACCGCGATCATCGGCTACCTGCAGTCCGAGCGCGTGCTGCGGCCTGTCGCCGTGGCAGCCCTTCGCGGCGGTGTCCCGGAGAACTACCGTGCCGCGGGCGTCATCCTGCGCCAGGTGCTGACGTGGGTGCTGTCAACCGGCGTTCCGGTCCTCGCGATCGTGCTGGCGCTGGTGGCCAGCAAGTTCCAGATCCTCTCCGCGTCCGCCGACCGGTTGATCACGCCGATCCTGATCATGGCGATCGCCGCGCTGTTCGTCGGTCTGGCCGGCACGGTCCTTGTCGCGATGGCGATCGCCGACCCTTTGCGCCAATTGCGTTGGGCACTTGGCGAAGTCCAGCGCGGTAACTACAACGCGCACATGCAGATCTACGACGCCAGTGAGTTGGGCCTGCTACAAGCCGGATTCAACGACATGGTTCGCGACCTCGCCGAGCGGCAAAGGCTCCGTGACCTTTTCGGTCGCTATGTTGGCGAGGACGTCGCCCGCCGCGCCCTGGAGCGGGGGACCGAGCTTGGCGGCCAGGAACGCGACGTAGCCGTCCTGTTCGTCGATCTGGTGGGTTCCACCCAGTTGGCCTCCACCCGGCCAGCCGCCGACGTCGTGAGCCTGCTCAACGAGTTCTTCCGCGTCGTCGTCGATACCGTCAACCGCCACGGCGGGTTCGTCAACAAGTTTCAGGGCGACGCGGCCCTGGCCATCTTCGGCGCGCCGATCGAGCACCCGGACGCCTCCGGGGCCGCGCTCGCGGCCTCCCGCGAGCTGCACGACGAACTGCTCAACGTGCTCGGCTTCGACATGGAGTTCGGCATCGGAGTGTCCGCCGGGCGCGCCATCGCGGGCCACATCGGCGCCCAGGCGCGATTCGAGTACACCGTCATCGGCGACCCCGTCAACGAGGCCGCCCGGCTCACCGAGCTCGCCAAGCTCGAGGAGGGCCACGTCTTGGCCTCGGCGATCGCTGTCAGCGGGGCGTTGGACGCCGAGGCGTTGTGCTGGGACGTCGGCGAGATCGTCGAACTTCGCGGACGTATCGCGCCGACGCAGCTCGCGCGCCCACTCAACCTCGAGATGACCCCGGAGCCTGCCGACGAGGCAAGCGAAATCTCGCGCTAGGCCTACTTGACGGCTTTCTTGGCCGGCGCCTTCTTCGCGGCCTTCTTTGCGGCCTTCTTCGCCGTCCGCTTGACCGGCCCGCGCGCACGCCTGTCGGCCAGCAGCTCGCCGGCCCGCTCGTCGGTGATCGACAGCACGTCGTCACCCTTGCGCAGGCTGGCGTTCGTCTCGCCGTCGGTCACGTACGGGCCGAAGCGGCCGTCCTTGATGACCATCGGCTTGCCCGTCGTCGGATCCTCACCCAACTCGCGCAGCGGCGGCGTCGAAGCACGCTGTCCCGCACGGCGTTTGGGTTCGGAGTAAATCTTCAGCGCCTCTTCGAGCGTGATGTCGAACATCTGCTCTTCGGTCGTCAGCGAACGAGAATCGTTCCCGCGCTTGAGATATGGCCCGTAGCGGCCGTTCTGCGCGGTGATCTCCTCGCCCGAATTCGGGTCGACCCCGACGACACGGGGCAGCGACAGAAGCCGCAACGCGTCCTCGAGCGTCACCGTCTCCAAGTCCATCGAGCGCAGCAGTGAACCGGTACGTGGCTTCGGCCCGGTCGGCTTCTTGCCCTTCTTCGCGGGCGCACCGTCTTCGGGCTCGTCCGGTTCCGGAAGTATCTCGGTCACGTAGGGCCCGTATCGGCCATCCTTGGCGACGATCGGATGCCCTGTCTCGGGATCGACACCGAGATGTCGGCCCTCTTGCGGTGTGGCGAAAGCCTTTTCAGCAAGGTCGAGGGTCAGCTCGTCGGGCGTCAGCTCGTCCTTGAGGTTGGCACGCTGCGGTTTGAGCTCACCGTCGTCGCCGACGACCATGCGCTCGAGATAGGGGCCGTTCTTGCCGACGCGGACGTAGATCGCGCGGCCTTCTTCGTCATCGAACAGCTTGATGGAGTTGACTTCTCGGGCATCGATGCCTTCGAGGTTCACGCCGACGAGCTTCTTCAGGCCGCCGGATCGGGCGATCGACTCGGGCACGCCGTGGTCGCCGCCGAAGTAGAAGTTGGTGAGCCACACCGTGCGCTGTTCGTTGCCCGAGGCGATCTCGTCGAGCTCGTCTTCCATGGCCGCGGTGAAGTCGTAGTCGACCAACCGCCCGAAGTGCTGTTCGAGCAGGCCGGTGACGGCGAACGCCACCCACGAGGGCACCAGGGCGCTGCCCTTCTTGTGCACGTAGCCGCGGTCCTGGATGGTCTTGATGATCGACGAGTACGTCGATGGTCTGCCGATCCCCAGGTCTTCGAGCGCCTTGATCAGCGATGCCTCGGTATACCGGGCCGGCGGTGACGTGTTGTGCCCGTCGGGCGTCAGCTCCTTGGCGTCGACGCGCTGGCCCTGCTGCAGGTTCGGCAGCCGGCTCTCGGCGTCATCGGACTCGCCGCCCGCCAGCTCGTCGATGCTCTCGACGTAGGCCTTCAGGAAGCCGGGGAACGTGATGGTGCGGCCGCTGGCGTTGAACACGACCTGCTCGCCCGAGCGTGCGGCGCCCGATACCCGCAGCGACAGCGTCGTTCCGCTCGCATCGGCCATCTGCGACGCGACCGTGCGCTGCCAAATCAGCTCGTAGAGCCGGAACTCGTCGGTGTCGAGCTGGCTGTGCAGCTGCCCCGGCGTCTGGAAGACGTCGCCCGCGGGACGAATCGCCTCGTGCGCCTCCTGCGCGTTCTTCACCTTGCGGGTGTACTGGCGCGCCGTTGGATGCACGTATTCCTCGCCGTACAACTGGCGGGCCTGGTTGCGTGCGGCGTTGATGGCCGACTCCGAGAGCGTCGTCGAGTCGGTACGCATATAGGTGATGTAGCCGTTCTCGTACAGCCGCTGCGCGATACTCATCGTGCGCTCCGAGGAGAAGCGCAGCTTGCGGCCCGCCTCCTGCTGCAATGTCGACGTCATGAACGGCGCGTACGGCCTACGCGTGTACGGCTTCTGCTCGACAGAGGTGACCTCGAGCTGCACGCCACGCAGGCCGCCCGCCAGCGCACCGGCGCTCGCCTCGTCGAGGACGAGCACCTCGTCGGGTTTCTTCAGCTGACCCAGTGAGTCGAAGTCGCGGCCGCTGGCCACCCGCCTGCCGTCAACCTGATTCAACCTCGCGGTGAACGTCGGCGGCGACGCCTGGGCGTCGGAGACGCTCGCGTCCAGCTCGGCGGTGACATCCCAGTAGCCGGCACTGCGGAACGCCATCCGTTCGCGTTCGCGCTGAACGATTATCCGCGTGGCCACCGACTGGACGCGGCCCGCCGACAGCTTCGGCGCGACCTTCTTCCACAGCACGGGGCTGACCTCGTAGCCGTAGAGGCGGTCGAGGATGCGGCGGGTCTCCTGCGCGTCGACGAGGTCGTTGTCCAGGTCGCGCGGATGCTCGGCGGCGTTGCGGATGGCCGGCTCGGTGATCTCGTGGAACACCATCCGCTTGACCGGGATGCGCGGCTTCAGTGTCTCCAGGAGATGCCAGGCGATGGCCTCACCCTCCCGGTCGCCGTCCGTGGCCAGATAGAGCTCGTCGACGTCCTTGAGCAGGCCCTTGAGCTCGGTGACGGTGCTCTTCTTGTCGGGGCTGACGATGTAGAGCGGCTCGAAGTCCTCGTCGACGTTGACGCCGAGCCGTGCCCACGGCTCCGATTTGAACTTGGCGGGCACGTCGGCGGCCGCCCTCGGTAGATCCCTGATGTGGCCGCGGGAAGACTCCACGATGTAGTTGGAGCCGAGATAACCGGCAATTTTGCGTGCTTTAGTGGGCGACTCGACTATGACGAGTCGCCGCACTCCACCGTTGCGGCCGCTGCCGCGGTCCCCGTCAGCCAACTGTGCCTACGCTCCACTTCTATGTTGCCGTCCGACGTCGGATTCATGCGTTCTTCACTATCCGTCGCCGTTGGCAACTGACAATTTCGCACCCCGAACGAGCCGACGCAAACTGACCCTCCGGCCCTATGGCCCTATATCCGGGGCCAGAGCGAGAACGCCTCCACATCTTCCGGAGGTTCGCCTACGTTCTCTACCAGGCGCGATAGGCGTCGGCGGCCGCTGATCCGCAGCGCCGGACGGGCACCTCTC is a genomic window of Mycobacterium sp. ITM-2016-00318 containing:
- the topA gene encoding type I DNA topoisomerase, with protein sequence MADGDRGSGRNGGVRRLVIVESPTKARKIAGYLGSNYIVESSRGHIRDLPRAAADVPAKFKSEPWARLGVNVDEDFEPLYIVSPDKKSTVTELKGLLKDVDELYLATDGDREGEAIAWHLLETLKPRIPVKRMVFHEITEPAIRNAAEHPRDLDNDLVDAQETRRILDRLYGYEVSPVLWKKVAPKLSAGRVQSVATRIIVQRERERMAFRSAGYWDVTAELDASVSDAQASPPTFTARLNQVDGRRVASGRDFDSLGQLKKPDEVLVLDEASAGALAGGLRGVQLEVTSVEQKPYTRRPYAPFMTSTLQQEAGRKLRFSSERTMSIAQRLYENGYITYMRTDSTTLSESAINAARNQARQLYGEEYVHPTARQYTRKVKNAQEAHEAIRPAGDVFQTPGQLHSQLDTDEFRLYELIWQRTVASQMADASGTTLSLRVSGAARSGEQVVFNASGRTITFPGFLKAYVESIDELAGGESDDAESRLPNLQQGQRVDAKELTPDGHNTSPPARYTEASLIKALEDLGIGRPSTYSSIIKTIQDRGYVHKKGSALVPSWVAFAVTGLLEQHFGRLVDYDFTAAMEDELDEIASGNEQRTVWLTNFYFGGDHGVPESIARSGGLKKLVGVNLEGIDAREVNSIKLFDDEEGRAIYVRVGKNGPYLERMVVGDDGELKPQRANLKDELTPDELTLDLAEKAFATPQEGRHLGVDPETGHPIVAKDGRYGPYVTEILPEPDEPEDGAPAKKGKKPTGPKPRTGSLLRSMDLETVTLEDALRLLSLPRVVGVDPNSGEEITAQNGRYGPYLKRGNDSRSLTTEEQMFDITLEEALKIYSEPKRRAGQRASTPPLRELGEDPTTGKPMVIKDGRFGPYVTDGETNASLRKGDDVLSITDERAGELLADRRARGPVKRTAKKAAKKAAKKAPAKKAVK
- a CDS encoding DNA polymerase III subunit delta', with amino-acid sequence MAGVFSRLVGQGAVEAELVAAAQAARRDPAHHRNAIGTMTHAWLITGPPGSGRSIAALCFAAALQCQSDGVPGCGECRACTTTMAGTHADVRRIIPEGLSIGVTEMRNIVQIASRRPSTGQWQIVLIEDADRLTEGAANALLKVVEEPPRSTVFLLCAPSVDPEDIAITLRSRCRHVALVTPQVDAIARVLIDSDGLPAEDAEWAASVSGGHVGRARRLATDEEARRRRERALSLARDAATPSRAYGAAEELVAAAEAEAMALTADRNETESEELRTALGAGGTGKGTAGTMRGAAGAIKDLEKRQKSRQTRASRDALDRALIDLATYFRDALLVSAQAGEIRPNHPDMSDKVASMAAVVPPDRLLRCIEAVLECREALAVNVKPKFAVDAMVATVGRALRN
- a CDS encoding adenylate/guanylate cyclase domain-containing protein, whose amino-acid sequence is MTTEAEPIGRISAFVRWVARTPWPVFTLGMLQSDIIGALFVLGFLRFGLPPEDRIQLQDLPTLNLTVFLAFLFLTFVIGAYLSLRLLIPVMRWQRRDSLLTAADPAATELARTRALRMPFYRSLISVTNWFLGSVVFIVASWPVASHAAPVVAVATALGATATAIIGYLQSERVLRPVAVAALRGGVPENYRAAGVILRQVLTWVLSTGVPVLAIVLALVASKFQILSASADRLITPILIMAIAALFVGLAGTVLVAMAIADPLRQLRWALGEVQRGNYNAHMQIYDASELGLLQAGFNDMVRDLAERQRLRDLFGRYVGEDVARRALERGTELGGQERDVAVLFVDLVGSTQLASTRPAADVVSLLNEFFRVVVDTVNRHGGFVNKFQGDAALAIFGAPIEHPDASGAALAASRELHDELLNVLGFDMEFGIGVSAGRAIAGHIGAQARFEYTVIGDPVNEAARLTELAKLEEGHVLASAIAVSGALDAEALCWDVGEIVELRGRIAPTQLARPLNLEMTPEPADEASEISR